The Methanocella arvoryzae MRE50 DNA window TTCAGGAACTCGTCGTAGGGAATCTGTCTGAGCGGCTCAGGATCTGTGACTTCCTTCAGGACGTACAGGCCACACCAGCACATTTTCATGTAGTCGAAGTGCTCTTTGTGATAGGGAATGCATGGACAGACAATTCTCATGTTTTCCTTATGATCGTTAGTAAGCCCCTGGCAGGGACAGTAAGGTATGCCATACTTTTGCTCCAGCCGCACTTCCTGCTCGAGACAAAAGTCGACCGTCTCCTCGTCAGGGGTGAATTTGTACCCAAGCTGATCGACGATCGGCTGGAACTGAAAGCGAAGGGCTTTTTTTCTGGCCTCGACGTCCAAGCCCATCACCTATGAGGCTGTCGCCGGACTCTTTTCCGACTTAAGTAGCAGCTCGTACCGGTCAGGGTTGAACCCTATGACGACCGTATCGCCTATGCGGACGAACGGGAACGCTATATGATCGGTATGTTTCATCATGTCAGCGGCTATCCGCTCCTGCTCTTTTTCGTCGGCAGTGTCGTAGTCGATATAATCGAACTGTATGCCCCTGTCCCGGAAATATTTCTTTGTCTTACGGCAGAAAGGGCAGGTGCTCAAGGTATACATAGAGATTTTGACCATATGATGCCCCCTATATCTTCACGTAGATCTTGTTGTTCTCGACCTTTGTCTCGTAAACAGGTATCCTGATCTGGCCTGCGGTGATGAAGGTCCCTGTCCGTATGTCGAAAGACCACTCGTGACACGGGCATTGTATTGTATACCCCCACAGCGTGCCCCGGGACAGCGTACAGCCCATGTGAGCGCACTTATTGGATAATGCGTATACAGTGCCCTGTTTTTTCACCAGCAGCACAGGTATGCCGAAAGGAAAGGCTACCGTCATAGTATCTTCAGGCAGCTGTATTTCGTCCATCAGATAGGTCCACGAAGGGTGAGAGGAGATAGCAAGGCCTCCGCTAACATTCTATGGTAGATTTTACGGACTATGTATTGATAAAATGAAGGATTTTTATGCGCGGTTTTACTATCCAATCCTAATATTCTATCAATACGTTAAGGTCACCTTCTTTTCTCGTCACGTTGACCATGGTCTTATCTTCAATCCGCCTGAAATCCAGGCTGGTCAGCGTATCCCCTACTCTGATGTTATTGAACTGTACCTTATCCAGCCACGGAGGCAGGTGAGGTTTGCTCAGCGTCAGCCGGTTATTCAGCGCGTCAGGAACCAGTCCCAGACATGCGGTCAACATGTGTGGTATGGCACCCGAAGACCATGCCTGAGGGCTGCATGCGACCGGGTACTTGACAGGCAGGCTGTATTTTGACCGGGGAAAGCCGCCGAAGCACTCCGGCAGCCGGTAGTTCGTGAATAGCCGGGCCGCTTCGTACATGCCTGTGAAGACTACGGAGAGCTCGTTGACGAAGCCGTATTTTCTCAGGCCCATAGCGATGATGGAGTTATCGTGAGGCCAGATGGTGCCGTTGTGATAGCCGAGAGGATTGTACCGCCGCTCTTTGGAGGATAGCGTTCTGATGCCCCATTCGGTGAACATGTCGCTCTCGAAAAGCCTGGCCACGAAGGACTTCACGTACCTGCTGTCCAGTATTCCCGTCCACAAGCATTGCGCCGGGTTAGAAGAGATCACGCCGCAGATGCCGTCTGCATCTATGGCCTGCGCGAAATAATTGCGGTCGCTCATCCAGAACCTGCGGTTGAATCTCTCTTTCAGATCATCCGCCTCACGATCCAGCCGGCGGGCGTCGGCTGCCCTGTCGATCAGCCTGAACAGAGGTGCCAGCCGCTTTTTAGCCATGTACACATAGCCCTGTACTTCCGCCAGCGCTATCGGCTTTTTTGCCAGGGTGCCGTCGGATCGGCTGATCGAGTCGAAGGAATCTTTCCAGCCCTGGTTGTAAATGCCGAGATCGGATTTGACAGCGTAGGAGGTAAAACCTCTTCCGCCGATGTTCCCGCAGCCGTCTATCCAGCGGATGGCGGCATCGACATTTGATTCCAGCTGCTTCAGCATCCCGATATCGCCGGTCCAGTCAATGTACTCCACCAGCAGTATCAAGAACAGCGGGGTTGCGTCGACAGTTCCATAGTACGGCTGCTGGGGAATCATGTTAAGGTTAGCCATCTCCCCGACCCGGAGCTCGTGAAGGATTTTTCCGGGCTCTTCTTCGGTCCAGTCATCGTATCCCCGGCCCTGGTACCTCGCGTTCAACAGCAGCGTGCTCCGGGCGGGTTCCACGTCATACGGTAGCAGCTGGAGCGCGGAAATGATGCTGTCCCGGCCGAACAGTGCATCGTACCAGGGTACCCCGGCTGAATGATAGGTATGGCCATACTGGCTCATGCGCATCATGGTGAGGTCTGCGAGAGAACGTTCCACGATGCTGTTAAAGATGTTATTACTGGTTGGTATGTTATTACAGCATTCTACGGCAGCAATGTAGGATCGCAGGATCTTATTCATCTGCCGGCCGATGTCTACGGGCTCTGCCACATCCTCCTGACCGGGGCCTGCATCTCTGGCGAAAATCTGCACTTTGGCTACCCGGGTTTCGTGCGGTTTCAGGCTCAGCTGTATAGAACAAGTCTTACCGGCTACAACCATGGGAACGGGGTCGAAGAGGATGATCGTCTCCCGGAGGTGATTATCTTTACCGAGGCAGGCTAAACGCATCTCTCCGTTTTCGTACCTGGCTGGCAACAGCTTTCCCCCTGCCGGTTCTGTGATGCCCCGGATAGTGAAGATATCGTTATAGTCTGCGTCGAACTCCGCGAGTATGTTCAGCGTAACCTCCGAGGGATTGAAGTTCTCCACGGTGATGGTCTCGACAACACAGCCAGGAATGACAGTACTTCGGCTGATGAGGATAGTCTCTTTGTCGATCGTCCTTCCCCTGCAATCGAGGAACTCGGGGTTCGTCATGACAACAAGGGACTGATAGCCCCGTTCGTCGTTTGACAGAATAGGAGTAAGCGACACGCCCATGATCTTCAGCTGGTATCCGCTCAGGAACCGGCAGTCTTTATAATATAGCCCATAGCCGGAGTTATCGGCTACTGGTATTTCGCCGTTATCCCGCGTGACCAGGGTAAGGTTATCCTGCCGGATGACCAGTTCGTTAGTAATGTTATTGGACTGCGTATGCTTCTTATACGGATCTGTAGCTGGCCGGCCCCTTTCCTCTATATTGGTCACTGCGATATAGATACCTCCTGATATCGCCTCGCTGTTCAAGACCTTTTCAGCCGTTTCGTCCACACGATAAGGCTCTCGAGCAGCTCTTTTATCTTCCGCCGCGTCTTTTCATCGGTTACATGGCCGTTATGATCAATCTTATCTTCCACGAATGGCACCATGACTTCAGGCTGGTTCAAAGGGTGCATGTTGATATATACACAGGTCTGCCGCAGGTGATACTGGGCTCTCGCGCCCGCGATCATGCCTATAGAAGCGCTCATGATTGCGACCGGCTTATCGTCGAAAGAATTGTCTCCGATAGGGCGGGAAGCCCAGTCGATGGCGTTTTTTAGAACGCCGGACATTGAATAGTTATATTCCGGAGTGGCGATCAAAATTGCGTCTGCAGCCCTGATCTTCGATTTGAACGTCCTGACTACGTCAGGCATCCGGTCGTCCAGATCCTGGTTATAGGGAGGTATCTCCCCGAGATCGAAGATTTCAAGCTCTGCCCCGGCAGGCACCTGTTCAAGGGCACATCTGAGTAGCGCCTTATTATAAGAGCCTTTTCTTAAGCTGCCTGCAAAGCCAAATATCCGGATATTTGTTGCCATATAAATCCCACAGGTCCCAATATTATAATATTTCTTTCTGTACAAATAATACTTTCATAACGCTATATCATCCAGCTTATATGCATAAATATGAAACTTACTCATTGTCTCCCATGTGCCAAAACGGAGACAGGAACTATGTATGATGAATGATACGCAGTTTAAAGTGCTGCTTAACATGAAAGACATCCTGATGCGGATGGGCATCAACGTCCCGATGAGCGAGATTGAAGCCGACCTGAAAATGATCGCCGACTGTGACGAGCATGGCATTAGTCCTGCAATGTACAGCCTGATCACCCGGTACCTGGAGAAATACGGCAGCGACAGGTACGAGAACCTGGACGAGAGAAAAGACGTTACCGGAACTTTGAGTGCCATAAGATCTTGCATATCTGCAGGCTGTTTCTGCCTCGGGGAAGGTCTGGCCAGCATCGAATACACAGGAAGGACGACCAAAGCAAGGAAAGGAGAATATATTATTCTCATCAAGCCGGATAACAGCCTGATCGTTCATGGCCCGTCCGGGGTCAACCCTGTCTGCTATATGAGTCGTGCCAGCGATATAAAGCCATACGACTGCCAGGGGAAAATCGGCCTGATGGCCTCTGGCAGAGATGAGAGACTCTCGATTGTCTTCGACAAGATGATCTCTTTCCAGGGCCTGTTTACACCGCTGCCAGAAAAGCGGGAAATACCGGGCCCGGAACTCACTGAAGAAGAGAAGCGGCTGGAAGTGTCGCTGAAGTCCCTGAGAAAAACGCTGGCCCAGGAAAGCGAAATTAAGTATCTGCCGGCGATCTACGATAACCGGATACTTCTGGAGCTTGTCCGCCAGAAGCCGGTATCAATAGAAGAGCTCGGCAGGATCAAAGGGTTCGGCAGGAAAAGAATAGAAAAGTATGGCCAGAGGGTGATCGATACCATAGCCGAATTCAAGGCTTGCGCTTGCCCTTGATTCTTCGTTTCTCCTGAGCCTGTGCAGCCTGGCGGTTGAGGAACGTCCAGTATGTGAAGTTGATTAAGCCCAGGGCAAGGACAATAGAACCGAAGACTTTGTCCGTATCGCTCGCCTGAAAACCGGGTATGTCCAGGTACATGAGGATGAAAAAGATGACGCCTGCCAGCAGTATGCTCATCTTAAACATTCTCAGCCACCTGGCGATCCGGCGGCCTACCCGGAGGACGATTTTATTTATGCTCATTTAATTACACCCCGCCACTACGCGTTGTCAATAACGTAGAACGCTTCACAGCCGCATTCGCATTTCCTGGAGTCCTCGGCGGTACCGGCACAGCAGGACCCATCGATCAGAGGCAGAATCGGTGAGTTAAACTCTGCGACTTTTATTTTCCCGCAGTCCCTGCACTGGATCCTGAGCATCATAGTCATGGTATATCCGGAAGAGCTATTGAAATAAAGAGTATTTAACGTTATGGTTTTGCCTCGAAGCTACGCACACTTCAGGCTAATGATAACTCGATTACCCTGCTCAAGCTCGCCCTGCACCCTGCTTTCGATCTCGACTGTGCCACCATAATTTTTGACGACGCTGAATACGAAATACATACTGATGCTGGGGGTCTCGTGCAGGCTGACTGCAGGTACCTCCGCATGAGGCCTCGTTCCGGGCATCTCGATCATGCCAGGGCCGCTGTCTTCTATGATGAGCCTGCAATCGTGGTTTTTTTGCTCGGTCCTGATCCAGATCGAGCCACGATACCGGACGCGCCTTACTGTCGCATCGATCAGGTTATATATGACATCTTTGAGCAGGTTGTTTGCCCTGACCGTAAGATCGGACACATTATCGATGTCAATAGACACCCCTTTTTCTTCAGCAGAGCGACTACATTTTATGACGGTTACAGCGCTTTTGACTGCGTCTTTCAGGTTGACGTCCTTGAGCATCATGCCGGGAGCGCTACGCAGCGTCCTTACTGTACCGATCAGTCGGTTTATCTTATGTAGCGCGTTCATAGAACAGCTTACATAACCATAGTTCGTCGTGCTTGCATCGCTTTCGACCAGTTCCAGGTATCCCAGCGAAATCTGGATAGCGTTCGTTATGTCGTGACACATCAGGTCGACGTATAGTTCGAGTTCGTTACGGGCTTTGACCAGCGCTTCCTCGAATAAAATTTTTCTGAGGCTGACAGTAATCTGGTTGCAGACAGTTTTCAGCAGGTCGATCTCGTCCGTAGCAGGAGGAGTTGAGGTGGAGAACGCCAGAACCCCGAGCAGGCCATCGCGATCAGTCAAAGGTATGGTCGTCGCCCATCGGATGTCGAGCCTGCGGGACTCCTCCAGCAGCTTAGGGGATACTGTGCCTTCTTTGATCTCTTTGGTGATCACTTTTAGCGTATACGCACTACGTCCGGCTAAGCCCCGCTCCTCAGGAGATACCTTTTGCCTGGTAAACAGGTTTTGTAAACGGGGACTATAGCCTCTGCTGACTGCCAGCTCGAGAAAGCCGTCTTTATAGAGCATGGCTGCGATTGTTTTGTAGCCGAAGGTATCGCTGATGGCCCCTATAGCCTGATCGAGCAGCGCTACAGGTGTCGAGGTAGACATAGTCAGAACGGAAATGTTGAGCAGCAGCTGGAGCAGCGTGACGTCTTTGAAAGAGATCAGGCTGCTGATCTCTTTGCCTTCGTCGTCGTACGTCGTCTCGCACCGGGCTTCAAGGAAGTGCTTGAGCCCGTTATAGTCGACGTGTGAAATGACGACGCTCTTGGGACATTCTTTGTAGAGGCCGGGAACCAGGGAGTCGATCGTCTTGCCTATAGCCCTTTTGCCGTCCCGGGAAAACCACCTGTCGAACTCGTGGCTGGCCCATATCACGCGGCCCTCGAGGTCTACTACACACATAGCGCCGCTTATTTCCGCAATCATTTAGAGAAATTGGTACTGGCAAAAGTAAATACTATTTGAAATGTATTAACGTAAAGTACAGGCTATCAGGTGATAATTGTCAGCCTGACAAGTGAATAAAAAAGGAAAACTGGTCTAGTGCCTCCCGGCACTTCCCCAGTTCTTAATACCCGCGCATTTTTGTCCTGATCTGCTCCAGCCTGGCAATCCGCTTTTCCATCGGCGGGTGAGTGGAGAAGAGCTCCATCAGCGCAGAGCCCGAAGTCGACGAGATGCACAGGGCTTTGGCAGCCTCGAGGCCTCTGGCGTCGTCGCCGGAGTATCTCGCCCCGGAGATCTTTTTCAGAGCGCTAATCAGGTTGTCCGGGCTTCCGGTAGCGTAAGCGGCGCCCTCGTCTGCCCCGTACTCCCTGTACCGGGATACGGTGTTGATAATGATGAGGCCGATCGTGTTGGAGAAGACCATGGAGACCATCCAGGCGGCCATGGTGGCTGCAAAGTTGTCCCGGTCTTCGCCCCGCATAACCATGGAGAGAGCGATGTATACGACCCAGCTCAGGACGGATACGATGAAGCTGGCGAAGGTGACCACAAACATGTCCCTGTGCTTGACGTGGGACAGCTCGTGGGCTAACACGGCTTCCAGCTCCCGCTCGTTCAGGCGGCCCAGGATGCCAGTCGTGACTGCGACTACAGACTTTTTAGGGCTTCTGCCGGTCGCGAAAGCGTTGGGCATATCGTTGGATACGATGGCGATCCTCGGTTTCGGGAGGTTCATCCGGGTACACAGGCTTTCAATCATCATGTGCAGCCTCGGCGCTTCCGATTCGCTGACGATTTTCGCCCCTGTGGACCAGAGGACGAGCTTGTCCGAGAAGAAGTACTGGACAAACAGGAAGCCGCCTGACAGGATTGCTATAAGCCATGGCTCCACACCGAGCGCGGCCATTATCAGGATAGCCAGAGCGAACAGTGCAAACAACGTGCCGTACACGATGAACTTTCGGATGGTAAATCCCCAGTCTATAGACATAGGAACATCAACTCTTACTG harbors:
- a CDS encoding HRDC domain-containing protein is translated as MMNDTQFKVLLNMKDILMRMGINVPMSEIEADLKMIADCDEHGISPAMYSLITRYLEKYGSDRYENLDERKDVTGTLSAIRSCISAGCFCLGEGLASIEYTGRTTKARKGEYIILIKPDNSLIVHGPSGVNPVCYMSRASDIKPYDCQGKIGLMASGRDERLSIVFDKMISFQGLFTPLPEKREIPGPELTEEEKRLEVSLKSLRKTLAQESEIKYLPAIYDNRILLELVRQKPVSIEELGRIKGFGRKRIEKYGQRVIDTIAEFKACACP
- a CDS encoding PAS domain-containing protein, whose amino-acid sequence is MIAEISGAMCVVDLEGRVIWASHEFDRWFSRDGKRAIGKTIDSLVPGLYKECPKSVVISHVDYNGLKHFLEARCETTYDDEGKEISSLISFKDVTLLQLLLNISVLTMSTSTPVALLDQAIGAISDTFGYKTIAAMLYKDGFLELAVSRGYSPRLQNLFTRQKVSPEERGLAGRSAYTLKVITKEIKEGTVSPKLLEESRRLDIRWATTIPLTDRDGLLGVLAFSTSTPPATDEIDLLKTVCNQITVSLRKILFEEALVKARNELELYVDLMCHDITNAIQISLGYLELVESDASTTNYGYVSCSMNALHKINRLIGTVRTLRSAPGMMLKDVNLKDAVKSAVTVIKCSRSAEEKGVSIDIDNVSDLTVRANNLLKDVIYNLIDATVRRVRYRGSIWIRTEQKNHDCRLIIEDSGPGMIEMPGTRPHAEVPAVSLHETPSISMYFVFSVVKNYGGTVEIESRVQGELEQGNRVIISLKCA
- a CDS encoding Rieske (2Fe-2S) protein, with protein sequence MSSHPSWTYLMDEIQLPEDTMTVAFPFGIPVLLVKKQGTVYALSNKCAHMGCTLSRGTLWGYTIQCPCHEWSFDIRTGTFITAGQIRIPVYETKVENNKIYVKI
- a CDS encoding glutaredoxin family protein; its protein translation is MVKISMYTLSTCPFCRKTKKYFRDRGIQFDYIDYDTADEKEQERIAADMMKHTDHIAFPFVRIGDTVVIGFNPDRYELLLKSEKSPATAS
- a CDS encoding M48 family metalloprotease; this translates as MSIDWGFTIRKFIVYGTLFALFALAILIMAALGVEPWLIAILSGGFLFVQYFFSDKLVLWSTGAKIVSESEAPRLHMMIESLCTRMNLPKPRIAIVSNDMPNAFATGRSPKKSVVAVTTGILGRLNERELEAVLAHELSHVKHRDMFVVTFASFIVSVLSWVVYIALSMVMRGEDRDNFAATMAAWMVSMVFSNTIGLIIINTVSRYREYGADEGAAYATGSPDNLISALKKISGARYSGDDARGLEAAKALCISSTSGSALMELFSTHPPMEKRIARLEQIRTKMRGY
- a CDS encoding amylo-alpha-1,6-glucosidase, encoding MDETAEKVLNSEAISGGIYIAVTNIEERGRPATDPYKKHTQSNNITNELVIRQDNLTLVTRDNGEIPVADNSGYGLYYKDCRFLSGYQLKIMGVSLTPILSNDERGYQSLVVMTNPEFLDCRGRTIDKETILISRSTVIPGCVVETITVENFNPSEVTLNILAEFDADYNDIFTIRGITEPAGGKLLPARYENGEMRLACLGKDNHLRETIILFDPVPMVVAGKTCSIQLSLKPHETRVAKVQIFARDAGPGQEDVAEPVDIGRQMNKILRSYIAAVECCNNIPTSNNIFNSIVERSLADLTMMRMSQYGHTYHSAGVPWYDALFGRDSIISALQLLPYDVEPARSTLLLNARYQGRGYDDWTEEEPGKILHELRVGEMANLNMIPQQPYYGTVDATPLFLILLVEYIDWTGDIGMLKQLESNVDAAIRWIDGCGNIGGRGFTSYAVKSDLGIYNQGWKDSFDSISRSDGTLAKKPIALAEVQGYVYMAKKRLAPLFRLIDRAADARRLDREADDLKERFNRRFWMSDRNYFAQAIDADGICGVISSNPAQCLWTGILDSRYVKSFVARLFESDMFTEWGIRTLSSKERRYNPLGYHNGTIWPHDNSIIAMGLRKYGFVNELSVVFTGMYEAARLFTNYRLPECFGGFPRSKYSLPVKYPVACSPQAWSSGAIPHMLTACLGLVPDALNNRLTLSKPHLPPWLDKVQFNNIRVGDTLTSLDFRRIEDKTMVNVTRKEGDLNVLIEY
- a CDS encoding ferredoxin-thioredoxin reductase catalytic domain-containing protein produces the protein MGLDVEARKKALRFQFQPIVDQLGYKFTPDEETVDFCLEQEVRLEQKYGIPYCPCQGLTNDHKENMRIVCPCIPYHKEHFDYMKMCWCGLYVLKEVTDPEPLRQIPYDEFLKKTGRG
- a CDS encoding NADPH-dependent FMN reductase: MATNIRIFGFAGSLRKGSYNKALLRCALEQVPAGAELEIFDLGEIPPYNQDLDDRMPDVVRTFKSKIRAADAILIATPEYNYSMSGVLKNAIDWASRPIGDNSFDDKPVAIMSASIGMIAGARAQYHLRQTCVYINMHPLNQPEVMVPFVEDKIDHNGHVTDEKTRRKIKELLESLIVWTKRLKRS